ATTCTCCTTAAACTTCAACTCTGGAGCTTATGTTTCTACCACACTCAATAAACCGTGATGGAATACAGGCTCCAAAGTGGACAACACCTCAGATAAAGGTTGATTGACCATAATGATGCCACTCGATGAACTTGGTATCAGAATAACAACACCCACCGTGAGAATTGGAGATGAACCTCAACTGGAGGATTATGTTCCTACCATGTTTAATAGTCCCACGTTGCTTAGGAGTCAAAGACAAACGCAATTTAAATACTCTCCTCCTTCTATCCTCTAAGATTCCTTTTAAGGATAATACCGCAACAGAACACATGTTTCAAAGCATATAATATCTCGAGTGATATTGACCCTAACAATATTATTCAAGATACTTAGAATCGGAACAAAAATCTATCATTTTATTGCATTCCTTATCACTTCACTttattcttttagtttcttttttgttttgctcGGTTCACTTTTGTTAATTGAAttggtaaaataaaaatgaaatataatatgaaCTAGTGAATTTTACCTGTGCTTTCTTTTACTcgagtttaaaagcaaggaGAGGGATTCTTTATGcttcattttattatatgagATTTATAAACAAtgataatgttttattatattacatttcaGTCCACTCCATTTCATTTTAACCCACTCAACATTCCTTGAGTTCAAACGTAAACAACTAAAATGTATTCGTTTATTAATAACAACTAATAAGGAACAAATAaatgtgagagaaaaaaatgaaccaTATAGAATTACACAGTTGATGAACTTGAAACCTTTATTACATTAAGAGAACTAAAAGTATAACTTTTCATATTATGTAGAACATGtagaaaaaattactttcaaataatAACTTGTTAGGATGAAACAGAAGTTATCTTCATTTAAGAGACTGTGACTGTCCATGACTTTTTATCCTCAAGACACCCTGTTTGAATTCCAACCAGTGTTTTGCGTAATTTTGCAGACAATGTTTCTGGCCCTGTTTTGTAATCCCTCCTGCATATGGTCAATGGTAAAGACATAAGAGagaagatattttaaataaatagttgaATTATGATActtattagtataaaaaattgagtttaattcaTGCATAGGTAGCAGAAAACACTTTTATATTGACATCTACTGAAAAATCATCATATTAATGAATAAGATTACGTACGAAAATAATCACTATCCTATATAAAAGTCTAAAAAATGCGTAGATATATTATCTGAATTGACGtaatatattgaaaacaaaataaatagaataattgAAGTGAAATTTTTACGTTGTTTCCTTATAGCTGACAGATGCAACAGAGTTAACAACCACTGCAGTTCCTGTGCAGAACATTTCGTCAGCAACTAGCATTTCCTCCACTGATACGGCACGTTCCATTACCTGAACATAATTCAAGTAAGCCCCTTTTTAAGTAACTAAGCATACAATTTTGATAACCTTTTTCTTTGAAGAAACATAGGTAAGGTAGATTCTCCAACATAGTAGGTAGATTTTCTAGAAGAAGTTAATTTGCAGAAAATGAAACCATTAAGCTTAATCGATATACGTGCGAATAATTGAACGAAAATGAATTAATACCTGATAACCCAAATCAATGGCAACTTCAATGATGGATTTCCGTGTGATACCAGGCAGGATGGTTCCATCTAATGAAGGAGTGGAGATAGTGTTGCccttcatatgattaaatgaaacaaattttcttcAGACTATCACATGGTTTGGGTATATAGATTGTTAATAGCATGCCCAAATAGATAATGTTCAGACCTTCACAACAAATACGTTGCATGCTGATGCCTCCTCTATATATTTTCCTGTTGCTGAGTCCAAGAACAACACATCGGAGAATCCATTGGCCTTTGCATCAATTATGGCAGTATAAACCTATGGCACAAAAGCATATAAGGATAATATACTTTATCAAGAGGATAATTATAATCTGAGGTAACTTTAAGTATGATCATTTGACTTAGCAGACTAAGTATAACCGTGCTTTTTGTTGTATTTGTATTACTTTCATGAAGACATATACTTCAGGGGAACTTGTTAAATAAAGTTTACAGAACGATAAAATTCAGGAACAAAGTTTTGATTAACGTTCTTTTTCCTCTAACTTGATTTCTTCTAATCTCGGAATAAGTAAAATTATCAACCATTAAGAACATATACATAAGGAGGAGGAAATATTTTATCAGTAAAACATACTTTTACATGATcatgaaaaagtaaatttttgtattttttttaagaaaagaagagagtaaaagtaaaaaatgtagTCTATACAAGATATATGTgtgtaaaagtattatttttcatgttttatagATGTATGCATGCTTACAGGAGCATAATTGGTGACACTTTTGATCCCTCCAGTTCCACCACTCCCAGATATTGCTCGATATAGTTTATCCTCCACTTTTAAGTTCAGTGCACCCTGTATTCATTAATCAAAGAAGAAATTAGTCTCGAATATGAAATTTCAACAAGTTGTAAGTAGAATTTTCTCCTTGTATTGTGAAAAACATGTGGAAATCCAAAGGTGACCTTGTGGTAACTGCCAACTGGAGAACAGTAAATAAGGAAAGTATACTCAGGAGCTGGTGCCAAACCTAACAGTGGTCCTGTTCCAATGAGCAAGGGCCTAAGATATAGTGACCCTTTTCCTAGAGGAGGCACCTGTTTCAATTTGAAGCTTAATTTGTTTTCAACTGCTTCATAGAACATAGATATTAATAGGATGAGAAAACAATGAATACCCATCGTTTGTTAGCAAGAACTGTAAGCTTTACAGCATTTACAAACTGGTCAACAGATGGGGATGGCATACACATTCTATCTGCTCCTCTCTTCATGCGTAGACCATTCTCATCTGGTCGAAATAAAAGTATACGCCCATCTTCAGTTCTGTGTGCCTTAAGTCCCTCAAAGATTCCCTGAAGATTCACAGAGTTTGCATATTTGTGAGGCTTAGCTTGAAGTTCTTTGCACAATgcttattattgataaattctAATAAATCATTAAGCACTGCTGTGTGGCATAAGAACCTGTCCATAATTTAATATCCCAGAACAAGGGCTGATCTCAATGTTACCATAAGGAAGCAGTGATCCTTCTGAAAACTTATCTCCTTTTGCACATTTCATGACATACATGTAATCTGTGGTAACTAAATTGAATCCAAGTTCATCCCAATTAACCTCAGCAGCACTGATACAAAAGCAGGGTGACCaaacttcaaattcaaaatcaccAATATTAAAGTATTGTACCATAAAAACATGATTGAACCAAGTTCATATATCATTGTCTTACTCATTAAAAATTAGGCAATTAATCGTTCAATACCTTTCAGAACCGTTATTGATGTTCCCTGAGGGAGGAGACATGGCTGCGATCACGGGTTTCTCCTTTCAAGTAGTGTCAGCTGATGCAAGGCTCCACCCAAATACCTGTATAAAACCAATCCAGGTCAGTCATACACTGTGTTGATGTCATGTCAGAATATACTACAGTAACCatcattataatatatgataaaatttattacatacacatacacactcGCACGTAGAAAGTTATATGTTTCAAAGATCAAGATTAAAgactttaaacataaaagttaaaattcacaaaaagaaaaaggaactgcagttataaataagaattaaaattcaaaattatcatatttttgtcCAGAGATAGAATAACACGATGATTATACTTTAGGTCTTGAATCCCAGATCGACATAATGTTAGTGATCTAGAACGCGTATGAATGTGATCTTAGAAATTATAATAGCAACATGattcacatttctttttctttcgtCTCATCCtttgtttttctcaaattttatttcttctttctatcCAGGTAAAGAAAAGGATGCGCGTAGCCAGtgatagatttgaaaaaaaacatagaaattcGCGTTTATATCACTGTGAACATTCATTAGAAAGTGAGGCAATGGAATGAGAAAGATGAGTACCTTGTAAAAGCTGGTACGAACTTTGTAGAGACGTGGGATtgaaaaatgagaagagaaaagaaaagctttAGACGAAAACAATGGAGAATGAAACAGTGACAGATGCGAAGGGGAGCATACTGATGCATgccttttataataaaaatctcGAACCACACCAAAGGGCACACGCTTCTCACGAATTGGACTTTAAGCACATATGCTTTTCATATTGGTTAATTTAACTTTactttaatttgatatattgtATTATAACGTATCTATCCatatgtttatataaattttaataaaaaaaaaatcttatctaATGCCTTTAAACTACTAGTTAATCAGCAAAATGTTTGTTAAAGTTTTCTAGAAAGTTATGTGAAGATGTgtacttaatttatatatttttaattttcttaatacagaataaaagttttaagaaaaaaaagaaatatgcatttttaatttcataactGATTGGTCTTGACAATTTTTCCTAGGAATCTTTTGAATTATGAGGACAAGtgaccatatatatatatatatataaaagaaagtgaaCATTGCTTATTTATTGTATTGAGTTCGTATTCTCACTgttagtaatttatttattccttTCTACAAACATGTCTCACATGGAATAGTTTAAGACAGGACTATCTCACTTTTATGTTGATTTGGTTAATTAAGGAGTGATTTtgactttttctgttttatggACTCGTCGTTATTCACAAGtgctattatttatttatttatttagttaatttaaaagtaagaaatatGTTTTGTGATATACATcgaaaatatgaataaattatagTATACATAGAAGAGTATAAATTTGACTTTGTTAAGtctattttacattaatattaagTTGAATCTAAAATTCACTCTGTAGAAATAATGTAAGAAATGTTATTTTCAACctattctcatgaatttttttgAAGGTTTAATTGGGTGTcaaaatttcattaattgtaGCTATCATTTCTTCTATGATTGAGATACAGAGACTGATATATATAGAGAAAGTAAGACCCCTCATACCAAGAAGCAACCGTTAGCAAAAGACTTCTAGAAAAAAATTTCGTGATTTTATAAATGTcatattatctttataaatgtattttgaCGCACCAGAAAATAAAGAACCATATAATTATCACACACAAaacgaatttttttttttattgactatGCCAAACTTTCTTATTTCGTTAAAAATTattgtcataaaaaaatgttttagagtatttttaaagtatttgttGAGTTAATAATAAtctttgtttaaatatattaaattataaattttaaataaaaaatatttttttcatctttttaaataGACAAAGTTTAATATATGTCCCTCCTCCAAGTCTCTTTTTTATCgttacaaattgaaaaaaacaaaaaggttcTATTTtgcttaaattagttttaaatgtgTATTATGTACGTTTGTCTgtgtgtttattaaaataaataaataataaataattttgagtttataattataagttttgaaaaataatgtaaaaaataatttatagatttagaaaattaatatatctGTAAGTTTGTGTGTTTATATTGTTACCAAGTGTTAGAAGGATATTTTAATggttaaagatatttttaatcatCATTATTGCGATTTTGCCCGCCATATAAACTTCCTTTTCCAGTAATAAATTTGTCCatcttttttcttcaacaaaaatCTTTCACCAGATATTTTGTTCCGAATTTGCTCCAATAAATAAATCTCAAATACTGCACAATGATTTCACCCCAATCCAACCaatatctttattaaatatatagtcaatacatgtattatatatatggaGCTACATTGCCCCCCatactgatatatatatatatatatatatatatatatatatatatatatatatatatatatatatacatgtagcACATTAGTATATGATATCAGTGGTTAATATTTCAGTCAATCTTGACCACCCATCCTTTCTGATCCTCCAAAACACCTGTTTGGATTCCCGTAATGAAATCATACAATTTCTGGGTGACAGTATTTTTTCCTGTTTTGAATTCCACCCTGACAACACAATATTTTGTTCGACAATGTTATAATGTTGGTAGTAACAGAAGTGAACTAGTGATATTGCAAAGCTAAAATAACGGAACAAGATTTTTGATTCTATTTACCTTTGATCCTTGTAGGTTACACTGCCAACCTCAGAGACCCCAACAGCAGTTCCAGTACAGAAAACCTCATCAGCTTCAAGCAGTTCATCAACCGAAAATTTGCGTTCCTCCACCTAgccaaatatataatatctatccttatataacaaattcaagagagaaaaatatgcTTTCTGCATGTGTTTTCATCACCTGGAAACCGAAATCACGAGCAAGTTCCATGATACTGTTCCTTGTGATTCCAGGAAGAATGGTTCCGACAGTAGGTGAAGTTGTAATCACATTACCCTATAGATGCAGATTAACAAAGTTAAAGGAAAATTATGAAATTGGCAATAAAGTAACAAAACATTACCTTGACCATGAAAGCGTTGCACGAAGACACCTCCTCCACGTATTTACGTTCCATTG
This genomic stretch from Vigna radiata var. radiata cultivar VC1973A chromosome 7, Vradiata_ver6, whole genome shotgun sequence harbors:
- the LOC106767843 gene encoding branched-chain-amino-acid aminotransferase 2, chloroplastic isoform X1; amino-acid sequence: MVQYFNIGDFEFEVWSPCFCISAAEVNWDELGFNLVTTDYMYVMKCAKGDKFSEGSLLPYGNIEISPCSGILNYGQGIFEGLKAHRTEDGRILLFRPDENGLRMKRGADRMCMPSPSVDQFVNAVKLTVLANKRWVPPLGKGSLYLRPLLIGTGPLLGLAPAPEYTFLIYCSPVGSYHKGALNLKVEDKLYRAISGSGGTGGIKSVTNYAPVYTAIIDAKANGFSDVLFLDSATGKYIEEASACNVFVVKGNTISTPSLDGTILPGITRKSIIEVAIDLGYQVMERAVSVEEMLVADEMFCTGTAVVVNSVASVSYKETTRDYKTGPETLSAKLRKTLVGIQTGCLEDKKSWTVTVS
- the LOC106767843 gene encoding branched-chain-amino-acid aminotransferase 2, chloroplastic isoform X2 is translated as MSPPSGNINNGSESAAEVNWDELGFNLVTTDYMYVMKCAKGDKFSEGSLLPYGNIEISPCSGILNYGQGIFEGLKAHRTEDGRILLFRPDENGLRMKRGADRMCMPSPSVDQFVNAVKLTVLANKRWVPPLGKGSLYLRPLLIGTGPLLGLAPAPEYTFLIYCSPVGSYHKGALNLKVEDKLYRAISGSGGTGGIKSVTNYAPVYTAIIDAKANGFSDVLFLDSATGKYIEEASACNVFVVKGNTISTPSLDGTILPGITRKSIIEVAIDLGYQVMERAVSVEEMLVADEMFCTGTAVVVNSVASVSYKETTRDYKTGPETLSAKLRKTLVGIQTGCLEDKKSWTVTVS